The following coding sequences lie in one Candidatus Schekmanbacteria bacterium genomic window:
- a CDS encoding 4Fe-4S dicluster domain-containing protein: MNHLKEWKEMDNKVETEGKPTGFHVDEMLCTGCGACIDACPMKILEIIDGQCKMVNNMICLECGMCLRACPEEAISIDGLDETGIVKEHE; this comes from the coding sequence ATGAATCATTTGAAGGAGTGGAAAGAAATGGATAACAAAGTCGAAACTGAAGGCAAACCTACAGGATTTCATGTCGATGAAATGCTTTGCACCGGTTGTGGTGCGTGTATAGATGCCTGCCCAATGAAAATTCTCGAAATAATAGACGGGCAATGCAAAATGGTAAACAATATGATTTGTCTTGAATGTGGAATGTGCCTTCGTGCATGTCCGGAAGAAGCAATTTCCATTGACGGACTTGATGAAACAGGAATTGTAAAAGAACACGAGTAG